The following coding sequences are from one Liolophura sinensis isolate JHLJ2023 chromosome 12, CUHK_Ljap_v2, whole genome shotgun sequence window:
- the LOC135479410 gene encoding carbohydrate sulfotransferase 11-like: MIQACRENRYNGRTLVKVGAINFSIDRKNGLIYCDIPKVASTFWKRVLQIVSGKRQKNDVFDIPAWAAHAGLLETFQNKGFDEIHELLSISTKFMFVREPYSRLFSGYIDKIFTPRPAYMGTRIKIKNFGMRGNETKVTPDCALDITFTDFVVYVVGTLEENTDRNAHFVPMYDMCRPCEVQFDIIGKMETFNEDATYIFKKKGFPASIQLDDQRNDLDSITDIVDSTFAEKEGMEKCLPFGKALEYVWKKAVIRGILSKEESMPKRFIDQSNFTREDFKKAMMDAYHRSSKNPDRVNNRKEALVEAMRSVPKDVLQKYQKLFRPDFEIFGYDMEEPQIFQVPPPKPFYFV, encoded by the coding sequence ATGATACAAGCCTGTCGTGAAAATAGATACAATGGGCGTACATTAGTGAAAGTGGGCGCTATCAACTTCTCCATCGACAGAAAGAATGGACTCATCTATTGCGACATTCCAAAAGTCGCTAGTACATTCTGGAAACGGGTGTTACAGATAGTTTCCGGTAAACGACAGAAAAATGACGTGTTCGACATCCCAGCGTGGGCAGCGCACGCCGGCCTTCTGGAAACCTTCCAGAATAAAGGCTTTGATGAAATCCACGAGCTTTTATCTATCTCAACTAAATTTATGTTCGTACGTGAGCCTTATTCAAGATTGTTTTCTGGATACATTGACAAAATCTTTACTCCTAGGCCCGCATACATGGGTACGCGGATCAAGATAAAAAATTTTGGGATGCGTGGCAACGAGACAAAAGTCACCCCAGACTGTGCACTCGATATTACCTTTACAGATTTTGTCGTGTACGTGGTTGGTACTTTGGAAGAAAACACAGACAGAAATGCACACTTTGTTCCCATGTATGATATGTGTCGTCCGTGTGAGGTGCAGTTCGACATCATCGGTAAGATGGAAACTTTTAACGAAGACGCTACGTACATTTTCAAGAAGAAAGGATTTCCGGCTTCGATTCAGCTGGACGATCAAAGGAACGACCTTGATTCTATCACTGATATCGTAGACAGCACGTTCGCCGAAAAAGAAGGTATGGAGAAATGCCTACCGTTTGGTAAAGCTCTGGAGTATGTGTGGAAGAAGGCGGTGATTCGAGGTATCCTCAGCAAAGAGGAAAGTATGCCCAAACGTTTCATAGACCAATCAAACTTCACACGAGAGGACTTCAAGAAAGCCATGATGGACGCTTACCATCGTTCGAGCAAAAATCCGGATCGGGTAAACAACCGAAAAGAGGCACTTGTAGAAGCCATGCGAAGTGTACCCAAGGACGTCCTGCAGAAATACCAGAAACTGTTCCGACctgattttgaaatatttggcTATGACATGGAAGAGCCGCAAATATTCCAGGTTCCTCCGCCAAAACCTTTCTATTTTGTTTAG
- the LOC135479494 gene encoding carbohydrate sulfotransferase 11-like, which yields MIQACRENRYSGRKLKPPDTDNFSIDRKNGIVYCDIPKVASTFWKRVLQIASGKRQKNDVFDIPARSAHDDLLETFQRKGFDEIHQVLSTSTKFMFVREPYSRLVSGYIDKVFTPRPAYRGLRNEIKNFGIRGNKTKVVSDCALDITFTQFVVFLAEKIAKNTWRNGHFTPMYEMCRPCEVQFDIIGKMETFNEDATYIFKKKGFPASIQLDNERNDLDSITDIVDSTFAEKKGMEKCLPFGKALEYVWKKAMIRGILSKEESMPRRFINQSNVTREDFKKAMMDAYHRSSKNPDRVNNRKEALVEAMQSVPKDVLQKYQKLFRPDFEIFGYDMEEPQIFQVRQSKPFYFV from the coding sequence ATGATACAAGCCTGTCGTGAAAATAGATACAGCGGGCGTAAATTAAAGCCACCGGACACTGACAACTTTTCTATTGACAGAAAGAACGGAATCGTCTATTGCGACATTCCAAAAGTCGCCAGCACATTCTGGAAAAGGGTACTACAAATAGCTTCCGGTAAACGACAGAAAAATGACGTGTTCGACATCCCAGCGCGCTCAGCGCACGACGACCTTCTGGAAACCTTCCAGAGAAAAGGCTTTGATGAAATCCACCAGGTTTTATCGACTTCAACTAAGTTTATGTTCGTACGTGAGCCTTATTCGAGATTAGTTTCTGGATACATTGACAAAGTCTTTACACCTAGGCCCGCTTACAGGGGATTGCGGAACGAGATAAAGAACTTCGGGATTCGTGGTAACAAGACAAAGGTTGTCTCAGACTGTGCTCTTGATATTACCTTTACACAATTTGTCGTTTTCTTGGCGGAAAAGATAGCAAAAAACACTTGGAGAAATGGGCACTTTACCCCCATGTACGAAATGTGTCGTCCGTGTGAGGTGCAGTTCGACATCATCGGTAAGATGGAAACGTTTAACGAAGACGCTACGTACATTTTCAAGAAGAAAGGATTTCCGGCTTCGATTCAGCTGGACAATGAAAGGAACGACCTTGATTCTATCACGGATATTGTGGACAGCACGTTCGCGGAGAAGAAAGGAATGGAGAAATGCCTACCCTTTGGTAAAGCTCTGGAGTATGTGTGGAAGAAGGCAATGATTCGAGGTATCCTCAGCAAAGAGGAAAGTATGCCCAGACGTTtcataaaccaatcaaatgtcACAAGAGAGGATTTCAAGAAAGCCATGATGGACGCCTACCATCGTTCGAGCAAAAATCCGGATCGGGTAAACAACCGAAAAGAGGCACTTGTAGAAGCCATGCAAAGTGTCCCAAAGGACGTTTTGCAGAAATACCAAAAACTGTTCCGACctgattttgaaatatttggttATGACATGGAAGAGCCGCAAATATTTCAGGTTAGACAGTCAAAGCCGTTCTATTTTGTGTAG